Part of the Amycolatopsis sp. 195334CR genome is shown below.
GGTCCTGCTCGAAGCGAACGACCTGGCCCACGGCACCTCGCGCTGGTCGAGCAAGCTGGTCCACGGTGGACTGCGGTACCTCGCCAAGGGCGATTTCGCGCTGGCACACGAGAGCGCGGTCGAACGCGGCATCATGATGACCGTCACCGCGCCCCACCTGACGCGGACGCTGCCGCAGCTCTTCCCGTTGCACACCACGACTTCGCGGGCCCAGCAGGGGGTGATCGCGGCCGGGTTGCAGGCCGGGGACGTGCTCCGCCGGATCACCCGCACGCCGGGACGCGTGCTGCCGCGCCCGCGCACGATCACCCGGCACGAAGCGCTCGCGCTGACCCCGGGGCTGCGGCGCAACGGCCTGCGTGGCGCGCTGCTGTCGTTCGACGGCGCGCTCACCGACGACGCGCGGCTGGTGGTGGCGCTGGCGCGCACCGCCGCGTCGTACGGCGCGCGGATCCTGACCAGAGTGCGGGCGCACCAGGTGCTGGCCGATCGGGTCCGGGCGACGGACGAGCTGACCGGGCAGGCGCTGGAGGTCCAGGCGCGGCAGGTGATCAACGCGACCGGGGTGTGGGCGGGTTCGCTGGTCGATTCGGTGCGGTTGCGCCCGTCGCGCGGCTCGCACCTGATCCTGCGCGGCGAGGCGGCGGGCACCAGCGTCAGCTCGGTGATGATCGGGGTGCCCGGGGAGACCAACCGGTTCGTCTTCCTGCTGCCCCAACCGGACGGCAACGTCTACTTGGGACTGACTGACGAACCGGTCGACGGCCCGATCCCCGAGGTGCCCACCGTTCCCGAGTCCGATGTGGACTTCCTGCTGGAGGTCGCCTCGTCAGCACTGGCGCGACGGCTGACCACCGCCGACGTGATCGGGCGGTTCGCCGGCCTGCGCCCGCTGATCTCGGCCGGTGGGCGGAGCGCGGACCTGTCCCGCAAGCACGCCGTGCTGCGCTCACCGGACGGCGTGCTCACCGTGGTCGGCGGCAAGCTGACCACGTACCGCCGCATGGCCGCCGACGCGGTCGACGCGGCGGGGTTGCCCGCGGGCCCGTCCACCACGCACGAGCTCCCCCTGATCGGCGCGGCGCCGCGGTCGCGTTTGTCTACTGTGGACGCCCCGCGGCGGCTGATCCTGAAGTACGGCACGGAAGCCCCGCGCATCGCGGCCATCGGCGAACTCGACCCGGCGCTGGCCGCCCCGGTCGCACCCGGCAGCGAGATCACCGGCGCGGAGGTCGTCTGGGCGATCCGGCACGAAGGCGCACTGGACGTCTCGGACGTCCTGGAGCGGCGGACGCGCCTGAGCCTGGTCCCGGCGGATGCCGAGGCTGCGAGGGAGCACGTCGCCGACCTGGTCACCCGCTCCCTGCGGGGCCTGCCCACCCCCACCTGACCTCCTGCCGAGGGCCCGCCGCATGGCCACTCCGGCAGCCGCCACCGATGTCACGAATGTGGCTTTCGAGACGCCACACGTCTCGAAAGCCACATTCGTGACATGGCCGCCGCCCCGCCGCATGCCGCGCCGTGCCGCACCGTCCGCCGCTGCCCTGCCCCGTGCTGTGAAAGCCACATTCACAGCCGATTCCGCAGTGAAAGCCACATTCACTGCACCCCGCCCGGATCACGCCTGGTAAGCACCCCGCCCCCTTGGGTAAATTTGACGAGGCGTTGGGTTTTTGCAACAGTATGTTCCATGAGTCCGGTCAGACGTGGCAAAGAGCTGCCGATACACAACCGGCTCCAGGTGTTGCGGGCGGAGCGCGGGATGAGCCGCGCGCAGCTCGCGGAGGCGGTGGAGGTGAATCCGCAGACCATCGGCGCGCTCGAGCGGGGCGACCACTATCCCAGCCTCGACCTGGCGTTCCGGCTCTGCGACGTGTTCGGCCTGCCGGTCGAAGCGGTGTTCAACCGGCAGCCGTTCACCCCGCTGTCCACGCAGGTCTATTCAAGGGAGACCCCATGACCTCACTGCGCGAACGCTTCAGCGCGTCGTGGGAGAAACAGCTCGAAATCCAGGAGCGCAAGGAAAGCGACCGCGCGCGGATGCTGCCCCGGTGGCGCACCCGCGCCCACCGCCGCCGGTTCACCGTGGTGATGCTGGCGGGCAACCTGGTCATCATCGGCGCGGCGGCGACCGTGCACCGCGAGAACTGGTGGCTCTTCGCCGGGCTGTGGTTCGGCGGGTTCGCGGTGTGGATGACCGGGTTCGTCCTGCTGCGCATCCTCACCGGCCGGATGAGCACCGCCTTCTCCGCCCTGCTCGACGAGCGCGAGCGCGAGTGGCGCCACCGCGTCAACTACGTGGGCTACCAGGCCATGTTCTTCGTGATCATCGTCGCCTTCGCCTACCTGATGGTGGTCAACGGCACCACGAACGCGGCCTACCGGGGCGCGATGATGCTGGCCGCGCTGATGGTGCTCGGCTCCTCCGTGCCCACCCTCGTCCTCGGCTGGTCCCTGCCCGACGACGACCCAGAAGACTTCATCGAACCGGCTCCCGGGGAGGAAACCGATGCCTG
Proteins encoded:
- a CDS encoding glycerol-3-phosphate dehydrogenase/oxidase; its protein translation is MNSASLNAARREAELARVAGGERVDLAVIGGGVTGAGIALDAAARGLSVVLLEANDLAHGTSRWSSKLVHGGLRYLAKGDFALAHESAVERGIMMTVTAPHLTRTLPQLFPLHTTTSRAQQGVIAAGLQAGDVLRRITRTPGRVLPRPRTITRHEALALTPGLRRNGLRGALLSFDGALTDDARLVVALARTAASYGARILTRVRAHQVLADRVRATDELTGQALEVQARQVINATGVWAGSLVDSVRLRPSRGSHLILRGEAAGTSVSSVMIGVPGETNRFVFLLPQPDGNVYLGLTDEPVDGPIPEVPTVPESDVDFLLEVASSALARRLTTADVIGRFAGLRPLISAGGRSADLSRKHAVLRSPDGVLTVVGGKLTTYRRMAADAVDAAGLPAGPSTTHELPLIGAAPRSRLSTVDAPRRLILKYGTEAPRIAAIGELDPALAAPVAPGSEITGAEVVWAIRHEGALDVSDVLERRTRLSLVPADAEAAREHVADLVTRSLRGLPTPT
- a CDS encoding helix-turn-helix transcriptional regulator; amino-acid sequence: MSPVRRGKELPIHNRLQVLRAERGMSRAQLAEAVEVNPQTIGALERGDHYPSLDLAFRLCDVFGLPVEAVFNRQPFTPLSTQVYSRETP